The following are encoded in a window of Oncorhynchus keta strain PuntledgeMale-10-30-2019 chromosome 10, Oket_V2, whole genome shotgun sequence genomic DNA:
- the LOC118388388 gene encoding death-inducer obliterator 1-like isoform X1: protein MEENVSPELYLALEPEQSQDPMDSSSQAIPEDDKVQKDRVDKEDQEHGDNATEEKLEETEQSAKTTSEFKKTWGFRRTTIAKREMPGDTTAESQDGQIGPVRRSGRQAKRTDKLEEFLLTTKRVRTVGRRSAPGSVEGGDPPSQTHTDAETASEASFDGNTEAKSVEGKPDSPVRKTGRKRTTRKAKGRGSCRGGSVSDDGSSDNEEKGSGDAPKEPQPQEEKEEDKKTIIPEKKEEEDIVQPQPEQDSVKKEVSEKEEEDDEKEENEKEESEGKPVETSGRHASRSSSPAKVASRGTNPNKRDTKSRGAKTHKEEDNEDDDEYPSSSSSSDSGDAEGYDPNALYCICRQKHNKRFMICCDRCEEWFHGDCVGITEARGRLMERNGEDYVCPNCTTKKSQTAKPNGKLKAAVPGARKAEQSPSVAASSPTAAAGADEKGGDDLGIKGRIEKTTNPSGKKKIKIFQAAAEESNLPKCIGPGCEKNALKDSVYCGSECILRHAAAAMAAKSISEPKQKDEPKQKDQDKAKGQKKTPGTRATPKKNSTTGRKTSKKSTEEEESDGEADEDGDEESHEEHPPPPAMSSWSSDHNYNAVTPEKTTPIAPPTVLNKTSPEKESEEDQSEKEPTPPEKKSPASTAPLKGGKKSPGPKVLKLYTRRNKPATPVSSAKAPKKQPYPTPSKTTKSKKPPPPPAVLTPSAPGSLDTPRHHVTGALRVGKSSFTIPKKQAQPQQRDSLGRSPSRIPSSPAPSSRRPEPATLAPSMMCPTAPPNNQMRQNIRRSLTDILYKRVSDSDDLNMSENEVGKLAVNIEKEMFNLCLCTDSKYKNKYRGLMFNLKDPKNKGLFYRVVWGEVSPFRLVRLSADELLSKEISEWRKPDTTEAPSARSQTGQSKSSHRQDAGPPDVDMEDAPPMSDGDVCISGTSPSPHMASAAEQYEAGSTPFSGSVQAGVKSGSALPDIFSMMRDTTAEHRAHLFDLNCKICTGQKSADDEPAAKKAKLSKKPEVRQEVRRLPRSSSCEGAPVNYPGSEAPVPEPLPYHEDASIMLPPPQTPAPVTVPAVSSVSITRRDPRMARHSSGVTVTHSAPDTSMVAPISTDTYSRPIPTESYSRPIPAEPAPVVVMEVVPKGPLPMPPAPPPSIPRPVMQKAASSEPPPEGETAIFLHSQEMMWKGFVNMHTVAKFVTKAYLVSGTFEHLKEDLPDTIHIGGRISPSTVWDYVGKLKTSLSKELCLIRFHPATEEEEVAYVSLFSYFSSRKRFGVVANNNRRIKDLYLIPLSSKDPLPSKLLPFDGPGLEPARPNLLLGLVICQKEKKRAVASFETEEKRSMTQIRDLDDTGLPKPTSAIKAEVKAEKALRYTQDLPFNTSPPGTPPPLSSSETSSISMAASSVLSFLSSVKAPATGRESPSSSSAASSATNATPLQTILKTLFGNKMHDSEASMSPSEHGAVDVSAGPATLLDPIVQQFGQISKKKQVEEDEDDRPYDPEEEYDPGMGYGAPQKLVKEPEVIKQPEATDLDDVAYDPEDDTIFEEVRTDVPGQARAAPGGLTEQQKMLEDLNKQIEEQKRQLEEQEESIYQPGSTTGTSAASFSVIDSLISQPSLLANSQLLQLGKKVDELMKSSSAATPLINQRRDPRQSRDPRPSRDPRRLTSDSIEKEETTLPAPVTATTQPPQTDVQEPETPLSQEEVITESLPFLESDTTGESIPLLGESVEPDMEVNYVEKLTVESEEVDPTKSDFDKYSIWPNAASVLKTGEISNSEQNSQESTSSGYFKMSANSSSASPTINVLSQNVTQDSSTLMDTQSSHMLHMETSGYMDYGAPPDVAPTATFPPHLGPPPMQGPPPMLGPPPMQSIPSLSGSLPMQRPLPIPVPSPMQVESDQSQYSQYGPTPAAYPPYQNQWGGSQQQYEAPLGPPLQTVMQPRGPPPFQPMGQRAPPPQMFNAPMGSLAPRHMGQQGPPPGQFMEGHGLPPPPTFDGQNGLAPTRFTGPPPPFNFPGPRGPPPPFTGPPPGHFDNRGPPPLHFPGPRGPPPSHFGDHGSQVPMIDPPRGPVDQYNNASVGSYQQSMDHHQGQTPPHMYKDNQAPPPGPSYRGPPHYQYEGRRGAPPSGDVGEQHFHPPNQFRGSRAPSPPPHRGSYDDQRQDHQGGPPQHFGGPDRFRLDNPVDLRPTRHSGPLLPTPPEGPIPLPNRMRGHSPESHRDDHWRRHSPDMRRSSSTREGSEPRGGDSASRFEGGHKDREPIPVSSGLSERQKDLSEDRRRERDREGPHGARPWDRSQSKRWSRERDRGRERDRGERERSRERDRSRGRAGERHRATEGDGHRAPEGDGHRAPEGDGHRAPEGDGHRAPEGERHRAPEGDGHRVPEGERHRAPEGERHRAPEEERHRAPEGERHKAPEGERHRAPEGERHRAPEGERHRAPEGERHRAPEGERHRAPGGERHRAPEGDGHRAPEGDGHRAPEGERHRAPEGERHRAPEGERHRAPEGDGHRAPETDKRKDKERDRDRERDRVRGREPDRRDYDRERARNRDRERDRERKRDGTRSRDRDRGREREPDRRENDRDRARDRERDKDRDRRDRSKSKEKREDKKESNKSYVPKENDKPAEVESDKNTS from the exons ATGGAGGAGAATGTGAGCCCTGAGCTCTATCTAGCTCTCGAGCCAGAGCAGAGCCAGGACCCTATGGATAGCAGCTCTCAAG CTATCCCAGAGGACGATAAGGTCCAGAAGGACAGAGTAGATAAAGAAGACCAAGAGCACGGTGACAATGCTACTGAGGAAAAGCTAGAGGAGACGGAGCAATCTGCTAAGACAACAAGCGAGTTCAAGAAGACCTGGGGATTCCGCCGGACCACCATAGCCAAGAGAGAAATGCCAGGAGACACGACTGCTGAGAGCCAGGATGGCCAAATAGGGCCTGTGCGCCGCAGCGGGAGGCAGGCCAAACGCACTGACAAGTTGGAGGAGTTCCTGCTCACCACCAAGAGAGTGCGTACAGTGGGGAGGAGAAGTGCACCTGGCAGCGTAGAGGGTGGGGACCCTCCCTCCCAGACCCATACAGATGCGGAGACTGCCTCTGAGGCCAGCTTTGACGGCAACACAGAGGCCAAGTCTGTGGAGGGTAAACCAGATTCACCAGTGAGAAAGACGGGCAGGAAGAGGACAACTCGGAAGGCTAAAGGCCGTGGCAGCTGCAGAGGTGGCTCGGTCAGTGACGATGGAAGCTCTGACAATGAAGAGAAGGGTAGTGGAGATGCACCCAAAGAGCCCCAGccccaggaggagaaggaggaggacaaGAAGACAATCATCCCTgaaaagaaagaggaggaggatatagTGCAGCCGCAGCCAGAGCAGGACTCTGTGAAGAAAGAAGTGTCAGaaaaagaagaggaggacgacgAGAAGGAGGAAAATGAaaaagaggagagcgagggaaagCCCGTGGAGACCAGTGGGAGGCATGCCTCCAGGTCCAGCAGTCCTGCCAAGGTGGCAAGTAGGGGCACCAACCCAAACAAGAGAGACACCAAGTCCAGAGGGGCAAAAACCCACAAAGAGGAAGataatgaggatgatgatgaataCCCGTCATCCTCATCATCCAGTGACTCGGGCGACGCTGAAGGATATGACCCTAATGCATTGTACTGCATCTGTCGACAGAAACACAACAAAAG GTTCATGATCTGCTGCGACCGCTGTGAGGAGTGGTTCCATGGAGACTGTGTGGGCATCACTGAGGCTCGTGGACGTCTGATGGAGAGGAATGGGGAGGACTACGTCTGCCCCAACTGTACCACCAAGAAGAGCCAGACAGCCAAGCCCAATGGCAAACTCAAAGCAGCTGTCCCTGGAGCCCGCAAGGCCGAGCAAAGCCCCTCTGTGGCAGCTTCCTCACCTACAGCTGCTGCTGGTGCAGATGAGAAGGGTGGTGATGACTTGGGTATTAAAGGGAGAATAGAGAAAACAACAAACCCCAGTGGAAAAAAGAAGATCAAGATTTTTCAGGCA GCGGCAGAGGAGTCTAATCTGCCCAAATGTATCGGGCCAGGCTGTGAGAAGAACGCCCTGAAGGACTCTGTTTACTGCGGCAGTGAGTGTATCCTGAGACACGCCGCCGCAGCCATGGCAGCCAAGTCCATCTCCGAGCCCAAGCAGAAAGATGAACCTAAGCAGAAAGACCAAGACAAGGCCAAGGGACAGAAGAAAACACCTGGTACCAGGGCAACGCCCAAG AAGAATTCCACCACTGGGAGGAAGACCAGCAAGAAGTCCACAGAGGAGGAAGAGTCTGACGGTGAGGCCGATGAGGATGGTGATGAAGAGTCACACGAAGAGCATCCACCGCCACCCGCCATGTCGTCCTGGTCCAGCGACCATAATTACAATGCAGTAACGCCAGAAAAGACTACACCCATAGCACCACcaacagtgttaaacaaaacgT CTCCTGAAAAGGAGAGTGAAGAGGACCAGAGTGAGAAGGAACCAACCCCTCCTGAGAAGAAGTCTCCTGCTTCCACAGCACCGCTCAAAGGAGGAAAGAAGTCTCCTGGCCCCAAAGTATTAAAGCTATACACCAGACGCAATAAACCAGCAACTCCAGTCAGCAGTGCTAAGGCACCAAAGAAACAACCATATCCCACTCCTAGCAAAACAACTAAATCCAAgaaaccaccaccaccccctgcTGTCCTGACCCCTTCTGCCCCTGGCTCTCTAGACACCCCACGACATCATGTCACAGGGGCCCTGAGGGTCGGCAAGTCCAGCTTTACCATCCCTAAGAAGCAGGCCCAGCCCCAGCAGAGAGACTCCTTAGGCCGCAGTCCCTCCAGAATCCCGTCTTCACCAGCCCCCTCCTCCCGACGCCCTGAGCCAGCCACTTTAGCACCTTCCATGATGTGCCCGACGGCTCCGCCAAACAACCAGATGAGACAGAACATCCGCCGCTCGCTCACAGACATCCTATACAAGAG GGTGAGTGACAGTGATGATTTGAATATGTCTGAGAACGAGGTGGGAAAACTGGCTGTCAACATTGAGAAAGAGATGTTCAACCTCTGCTTGTGCACGGACAGCAAGTACAAGAACAAGTACAGGGGCCTCATGTTCAACCTGAAGGACCCCAAAAACAAG GGCCttttctacagggtggtctgggGAGAGGTCAGCCCCTTCAGGTTGGTGAGGCTGAGTGCAGATGAGCTGCTCTCCAAAGAGATCTCAGAGTGGAGGAAGCCTGACACTACTGAG GCTCCCAGCGCTAGATCCCAGACAGGGCAGTCCAAATCGAGCCATAGGCAGGATGCTGGCCCCCCTGATGTGGACATGGAGGATGCTCCTCCAATGTCTGATGGGGATGTATGTATCTCTGgcacctccccatctcctcacATGGCATCTGCTGCA GAACAATATGAAGCTGGCTCCACTCCCTTCTCTGGCTCAGTTCAGGCTGGGGTGAAGAGTGGCAGTGCCCTGCCAGATATCTTCAGCATGATGCGGGACACCACGGCCGAACACAGGGCCCATCTCTTTGACCTCAACTGCAAAATCTGTACAG gCCAGAAGTCTGCAGATGATGAACCAGCAGCCAAGAAGGCCAAACTCTCCAAGAAGCCCGAGGTGAGGCAAGAGGTGAGACGCTTGCCCAGGTCCTCCTCATGTGAAGGTGCCCCGGTCAATTATCCCGGCAGTGAGGCACCAGTCCCTGAGCCCCTGCCCTACCATGAAGACGCAAGCATCATGTTGCCTCCACCCCAGACCCCAGCCCCTGTCACTGTACCAGCCGTCTCCTCTGTCAGCATCACCCGCAGAGATCCCCGCATGGCAAGACACAGCTCTGGAGTGACGGTCACCCACTCAGCTCCAGACACCTCCATGGTGGCACCAATCTCAACAGATACCTATTCAAGACCCATTCCAACAGAGTCCTATTCAAGACCTATCCCAGCAGAGCCCGCTCCGGTTGTAGTGATGGAGGTGGTGCCCAAGGGGCCCCTCCCCATGCCCCCggctcctccaccctccatccccaGGCCTGTCATGCAAAAAGCTGCCTCGTCAGAGCCTCCCCCAGAGGGTGAGACCGCCATCTTCCTCCATAGTCAGGAGATGATGTGGAAAGGATTCGTCAACATGCACACCGTGGCTAAGTTTGTCACTAAAGCGTACCTGGTCTCAGGAACCTTTGAGCACCTGAAAGAG GATCTACCTGACACCATCCACATCGGAGGCCGAATCTCCCCCAGCACCGTGTGGGACTATGTGGGGAAACTAAAAACGTCACTGTCCAAG GAGCTGTGTCTGATCCGGTTCCATCCagccacagaggaggaggaggtggcctatgtctctctcttctcttatttCAGTAGCAGGAAGCGCTTTGGAGTGGTCGCCAACAACAACCGCCGCATCAAAGACCTATACCTCATCCCCCTGAGCTCCAAGGACCCTCTGCCCTCCAAACTGTTACCCTTCGATGGGCCAG GTCTTGAGCCAGCGCGCCCTAACCTCCTCCTCGGCTTGGTGATCTGTCAGAAGGAGAAGAAGCGTGCTGTAGCCTCCTTTGAGACTGAAGAGAAGCGTTCCATGACCCAAATCAGAGACCTAGATGACACAGGCCTTCCAAAACCAACCTCAGCCATCAAGGCTGAAGTGAAAGCAGAGAAAGCCTTGCGGTACACCCAAGATCTTCCCTTCAACACATCCCCCCCAGGTACACCTCCCCCTCTCAGCTCCTCAGAGACCTCATCCATCTCCATGGCAGCCTCATCAGTGCTGTCCTTCCTGTCTTCTGTCAAAGCCCCTGCTACAGGCAGAGAGTCACCTTCCTCCAGCTCTGCTGCATCCTCTGCTACCAATGCCACCCCCCTTCAGACCATCCTGAAGACTTTGTTTGGGAACAAGATGCATGACTCTGAGGCCTCCATGTCCCCTTCTGAACATGGTGCTGTTGACGTCTCAGCTGGCCCCGCTACTCTGCTTGATCCCATCGTTCAGCAGTTTGGACAGATTTCTAAGAAGAAGCaggtggaggaggatgaggatgaccGACCATATGACCCAGAGGAAGAGTATGACCCAGGTATGGGCTATGGAGCACCCCAGAAGTTAGTTAAAGAACCTGAGGTCATCAAGCAGCCAGAGGCTACGGATCTGGACGATGTGGCCTATGATCCGGAGGATGACACCATCTTTGAGGAGGTCAGGACTGATGTCCCTGGTCAAGCCAGGGCCGCACCAGGAGGTCTGACCGAACAGCAGAAAATGCTGGAGGATCTCAACAAACAGATTGAGGAGCAGAAACGTCAGCTTGAGGAGCAGGAGGAATCGATCTACCAACCAGGGTCAACCACAGGGACATCAGCTGCCTCGTTCTCAGTCATTGACAGCTTGATCTCTCAGCCATCCCTACTGGCCAACAGTCAGCTTCTGCAGCTGGGAAAAAAGGTTGATGAGTTGATGAAATCCTCCTCTGCTGCCACTCCTTTGATTAACCAGAGAAGGGACCCAAGGCAGAGCAGGGACCCCAGGCCGAGCAGAGACCCCAGGAGGCTAACCTCAGACTCGATAGAAAAAGAAGAGACAACTCTTCCTGCTCCTGTCACAGCCACCACGcaaccaccacagactgatgtcCAAGAACCAGAAACACCACTGTCCCAAGAAGAGGTTATAACAGAATCTCTTCCCTTCCTGGAATCAGACACAACAGGGGAGTCCATTCCCCTGTTAGGTGAGAGTGTAGAACCTGATATGGAGGTCAATTACGTGGAGAAACTAACTGTGGAATCGGAGGAAGTTGACCCAACCAAGAGTGACTTTGACAAATACAGTATTTGGCCAAATGCAGCCAGCGTTTTAAAAACAGGAGAGATTTCTAATTCGGAGCAGAACAGTCAAGAGTCAACGTCCTCTGGCTACTTCAAGATGTCCGCAAACAGCTCCTCAGCTTCACCTACAATTAATGTACTGTCTCAGAATGTCACCCAGGATAGCTCCACCCTGATGGACACCCAATCCTCCCACATGTTACACATGGAAACATCAGGCTACATGGACTATGGAGCTCCTCCTGACGTTGCTCCAACAGCCACCTTCCCACCCCACCTTGGACCCCCACCGATGCAGGGTCCACCTCCAATGCTTGGGCCACCACCCATGCAGAGTATTCCTTCCTTGTCAGGCTCTCTTCCTATGCAGAGACCTCTACCCATACCGGTTCCTTCACCCATGCAAGTGGAGAGTGACCAGTCTCAGTACTCTCAGTATGGGCCAACTCCTGCTGCTTACCCTCCCTATCAGAACCAGTGGGGTGGCTCTCAGCAGCAGTATGAGGCACCCCTTGGACCTCCACTCCAGACCGTGATGCAACCCAGAGGACCCCCTCCATTCCAACCGATGGGCCAGAGAGCTCCACCTCCCCAGATGTTCAATGCACCCATGGGTTCCCTGGCTCCACGGCACATGGGGCAACAAGGCCCACCTCCAGGCCAGTTCATGGAGGGCCATGGCCTTCCCCCACCTCCTACTTTTGATGGGCAAAATGGTTTAGCTCCAACAAGGTTCACTGGACCCCCTCCTCCATTCAACTTCCCTGGACCCAGAGgcccccctcctcccttcacagGTCCTCCCCCAGGCCACTTTGACAACAGAGGACCCCCTCCATTGCACTTCCCCGGACCCAGAGGTCCTCCACCTTCTCATTTTGGCGATCATGGGTCCCAAGTACCCATGATCGACCCACCAAGAGGCCCTGTAGACCAGTACAACAATGCCAGTGTTGGTTCCTACCAGCAGAGCATGGACCATCACCAGGGTCAGACCCCTCCACACATGTACAAAGACAACCAGGCTCCCCCACCAGGCCCCTCTTACAGAGGACCTCCACACTACCAGTATGAGGGGCGGAGAGGCGCGCCTCCCAGTGGAGATGTGGGTGAACAGCATTTCCATCCACCTAACCAGTTTCGGGGATCTAGAGCAccctccccaccaccacacagGGGATCTTATGATGACCAAAGACAAGACCACCAGGGGGGCCCACCTCAGCATTTCGGAGGACCTGACCGGTTTCGCCTTGACAATCCAGTAGACTTAAGACCAACCCGCCACAGTGGGCCACTGCTCCCGACCCCTCCAGAGGGCCCCATACCTCTACCAAACCGCATGAGGggccacagcccagagtcccacagggATGACCACTGGCGACGACACTCGCCTGACATGAGAAGGAGCAGCTCCACCAGAGAGGGCTCAGAGCCCCGCGGTGGAGACAGTGCCAGTCGGTTTGAGGGTGGCCACAAAGACCGGGAGCCAATCCCTGTTTCCTCTGGGCTGTCGGAAAGGCAGAAGGATCTGTCTGAGGACCGCAGGAGGGAGAGGGACCGTGAGGGGCCCCATGGGGCCAGGCCATGGGACAGGAGCCAGAGCAAGCGCTGGAGCcgggagagggacagaggcagggagagagaccgagGAGAGAGGGAACGCAGCCGGGAGAGAGACCGCAGCAGAGGGAGGGCGGGAGAGCGGCACAGGGCTACAGAGGGAGACGGGCACAGGGCTCCAGAGGGAGACGGGCACAGGGCTCCAGAGGGAGACGGGCACAGGGCTCCAGAGGGAGACGGGCACAGGGCTCCAGAGGGAGAGCGGCACAGGGCTCCAGAGGGAGACGGGCACAGGGTTCCAGAGGGAGAGCGGCACAGGGCTCCAGAGGGAGAGCGGCACAGGGCTCCAGAGGAAGAGCGGCACAGGGCTCCAGAGGGAGAGCGGCACAAGGCTCCAGAGGGAGAGCGGCACAGGGCTCCAGAGGGAGAGCGGCACAGGGCTCCAGAGGGAGAGCGGCACAGGGCTCCAGAGGGAGAGCGGCACAGGGCTCCAGAGGGAGAGCGGCACAGGGCTCCAGGGGGAGAGCGGCACAGGGCTCCAGAGGGAGACGGGCACAGGGCTCCAGAGGGAGACGGGCACAGGGCTCCAGAGGGAGAGCGGCACAGGGCTCCAGAGGGAGAGCGGCACAGGGCTCCAGAGGGAGAGCGGCACAGGGCTCCAGAGGGAGACGGGCACAGGGCTccagagacagacaagaggaagGACAAGGAGAGAGACCGTGACCGAGAAAGGGACAGAGTTAGGGGGAGAGAGCCTGACAGGAGAGACTACGACCGAGAGAGAGCCAggaacagagaccgagagagagacagagaaaggaaaagagacgggaccaggagcagagaccgggacagaggcagggagagagagcctgaCAGGAGAGAAAACGACAGAGACAGAGCACGGGACCGAGAAAGGGACAAAGACCGAGACCGCCGGGACAGGAGCAAGAGCAAAGAAAAGAGAGAAGACAAAAAAGAATCAAACAAATCTTATGTCCCAAAGGAGAATGATAAACCTGCAGAGGTGGAAAGTGATAAAAACACATCATAA